One Salvia miltiorrhiza cultivar Shanhuang (shh) chromosome 6, IMPLAD_Smil_shh, whole genome shotgun sequence genomic window, GCAAATCTAAAATCTTAATTCATGAAATTTGGGTTTAAGAATTAAAAAGGCACCAACTCATTCATTCTTCCTTTTTGCTAATTAGAATTTTCATTCCGTTTAACAATAAAAACCAAATCCCAATTTTTAACTCATATGAGAAGACTTATACACTTAGCAAAGTAGAAGGACGACAACGAGTTTAATAAAAGTGCTTACCCGAACAGATGTGTTTAGCCaaagaaaagaaattgtagTTGAAGCCAAGACTTTGAAATTCGCTTAAGAGAACTTGAGAAAACAGAGAAGGCACTAAGAAATATTTTCTGTGATTCAATCGtacgaagaagaagaaagaaagtaaatttatatttacgtGTAAATCGGTTCAGTAGTTATAACCCTAATAAAATCCTACTCCTTCTCTAACTCTGctaaaataaatcatgtatatcttttttttttttttgatcgggcaaaatCACGTATATCTTCTATAGATGCAGACTTATAAAATATTGTGAAATAAAAATCTAAGATTTAcgaattttatttcttttagcCCAATCTTTTCCAAATTAAAcccaaattaaagaaaaaaaaattattagattctatttactataaaaaaaattctaagaCTCAATGTATATGTTTCTATTTGATTTTTAGGGGCGCAACTATGGACTCCGTCAAGTCCAAGATTATAAAATCAAGCAtgaaaaatatcatattttaaatcaccataaataaattatttaacacAAGTAAAGAAAAGCGGGGCATTACAGAATCATTATgatcacttaaaaaaaaaaaaatcgtcctTCATGATTCGTAACTTTAAGTCATACATAAATCaataaacaatgaaaaaaacaacaacaaacaAACGAACTATTTTCTCTGCACTTTTAACgatacttttttattttgaagcCTTGCGactaaaaaagagaaaaaacaaaTCGGGGTCCAAACCCATTTCATTCTATAGTTGGTACTTTCGAGAGTTTATAATAAATACTCTCTTCATTTCTCATTAAttgtctttctttttcttttctaacctatttttaaaattaattttactaattACTTCTATAATCTTCATTCTTTATGGGACTCATTCTCCACCCACTAATATCCCgtttgataattttattaagatatgataaaataatttaagtcaagATAGATATCGTAGATAATGAGTGATAAGTATCATATATTTGGGTTTCATAGTAAGATATAATCATTGAGATAACtaatatttttgtttgatagacaatatataacttaagattaaattaacaaattacCCTAATCGGCTAATCCCAAATTCACTCCTTTGTTGTGCAGACACCCCCGACTCCACCCCGTTCTACCCCACCCCTTTCTTCCTCAAAGTTACGCCTTCCCCATCCTTCTTTGtctgcaaaaaaataaaagaaatcaaaAATCGCAACCTTCCTCCCTCTAACGCCGCCATGCCACACCCCCAAATTCATGTCCCCCGTCGCCCCCACCcccaacccaaaaaaaaatcgcCTCCCCTCTCCCTGTTGTCGTTGCGAGCAGCTCTCATCTTCTCCCGATAAGCTTGCACCGGCCCCTCCTCCCAAAAATCGCGGCCGGAACAACATCACCCACCCTTCCCTCTTCTCACCCAAAAAGAAGACTGCCCCCGCCGCACATTTGCACTGCCACCGCCATGCCCAATCCGACTGTTATCACTGCTCCATACCAACAATTAGTGTAGTGGTGGTGGAATCTGTTTCACTTTGCCCTAGTTGTGAATAACACAATTTCTATTCCAGAGCGAGAGTTGATGatgtttttcaattttgaagttggaTTGGAGGGATAATTTTGGCAACGTGAAAATTAATACTTGTTTACTGTACAAATGAACATAACTTAACTTTGGGGGAGGCTGGATCTAATTTCTAAAAGGAACAGTGTATTAGTTGCGGGCCTTGCTTAAATACACAACTAAACTTGTGGAATTCATTCTTCACTCATTAAATATATAGCCAGAATGTACTAGATACTAGATAGGAATCGAACCCGTGACATTGACAATACATGGGCGTAGGTTCGAACCAGCTAAGCTAATTGCTACACTTTAATTTGAAGATACATCATACATGTAACATTTTGATTAATTCGACATAAGAAGTaccctttcaaaaaaaaaaaaaaaaacgacatAATAAGAGGGTAGAGGAATAATAACTCTACAAAAGTTGTAGAATCAGCatacaacaaaaataattgagTGATGGAGATAATTAACAGTCTTATTTATGATGTAACTTTAAGTGTTCCATGAAATGACGTCTTTTTATTGACTATTGAGACAAGATCTCATTTGTGATAAAAGAAAATCTGTATTGAAATATGTTATCATTTTGGTATCTGGACTGAGAGAGTGTTTGACTGAGCTTACAAGCTCCtcaaaatagcttataagttgtttaagagcttataagccctttcaaagtgtttggcaaaataaactcctcaacaacttataagctccccacaaaataagtttctctaccccaacttatttttttataatctcatatgcaacaatctttttacaaatatttttcaactataatttattattttcatcatatatcatttaagttcatttttcttcgattttctctctcgaaaaaatattttctctctctagcaaaaaaattatctctctagcttataagctcaattatccaaacacgttgacaacttataagctcttaaaaatgacgtcttataagctcttgaaacatcttataagctccaaaagcttataagctctttaaaataagcttagccaaacaccctctgaaTTCGATATAAGGCTTGTGTGGAAAATTTATACGTCAAGAACACGTTATAAATTaaggtataattttatattataacaTCTATGTTAAAAAATAGTACTCATTTTCTCacaaaagtttgatttttttttcaataatatcaaacattttCTTCAATTCAAATACAATGTATTAGCAATTTTTCAATAAGTCACGAGGTTCCAATTCGAACATTGAAAAATTTACAAGGCAGGCAAAATTCGAAACACACATCAATCTTGATgtcactaaaataatttaggatctttttttttttgagaggtaACTTAGGAATATTGAAACGTCGTTGTTGTACTAAATTGCCAAACATGAGATTATTGGAAAATAAAGtgacaaaatataaatttgtttaCTTTTCTTcgaataaatattttttgacTTTCAAAGAAATAGTTAGGGCCATGATACAACAATGGAGCCCATAACTAAGCCTACTTGGTAACATTTCCATTAAAAACTTGAGCCCAGTATAATATTTAGTGGCCCAATAATATGATattaaagaaataaagaaaataaaaggtggcacaagcaAAGTGAAACTTGTATATCATGCAAGTTCACAGCCCCAACACGTAGCAGTTTGGGGGTCTTGATATATTATACACCTCCCCTTCCCACCTCTCCCCACTTCCACCCCCTACCATGGCCGACCGCAGCCGCCCTCAGCCGCACCAAGTCCAAGTCCACCCCCAGCAGCCGCTCCACCGCTACGATGCCGGCGCCACCAAGGCCCCGCGCCACGGCCCCTCCACCGGCCAGGTCCTGGCCGTGATCACCCTCCTCCCCGTGGGCGGCGCCCTCCTCGGCCTCGCCGGGATCACGCTCGTCGGCAGCCTCATCGGCCTGGCCGTGGCCACCCCGCTCTTCGTGATCTTCAGCCCCATCCTGGTGCCGGCCATCATCCTGCTGGCGGGCGCCGTGGCGGCGCTCCTGACGTCCGGCGCGTTCGGGCTGACGGGCCTCTCGTCGATCTCGTGGGTGCTGAACTCTTTCCGGCAGGCGACGGGGCAGGAGCCGCTGGACTACGCGCGGAGGCGCATGCAGGAGGGGACGATGTATGTCGGAGAGAAGACGAAGCAGGCCGGAGAGACGATCAAGGGCACGGCGCAGGAAGGCATTCATGTCGGCGGCGCTCGGACTTGAAGGGAATTTGTGGCCTGAAATCGAATAATGATAGAGGAAATATTGCAGTTTGTTGGAATGTTTATGTGCTTGTTCATGTAGAGATAATTAATTGCATGCAGTTAAATTTCGAGTGTTGTTTAATTCAAACTTATGTGTTTGTCTGAGTACAATTTATCTGCCCAATCTCGTGTTATTAGTTCAAATAACgtatatattataaattgttTGTACATTGCATCACTATTGGTACTTGACTAGCGTttcacccgtgcgatgcacgggatacgtattttattaaaatttcatatatttaattcatttttcaaaatatacacaaatattattaaaattaaatacaagttataagataataaaaaaaattttaatttattttaaaatttatctatttacataaaaattcaTAGTACGTTTATAAGTAGTTGAGTAAGACATCAaataaaagttataaaattgttatacaatttatattactactaaaaatatattttaagattaacattttaaatttctcaaaaaaaatataaaaacaatacttcctctgtccatgaaaaaatatgacaattttgtcatttttgtgtcaaccaaaagtatgacactctACTTTTTAGAATATGATTCCACATATTTTTCCTTATCTTTTACATTACAAATACCcctcttatttacaaaaaaaagttCACCTTAATTCAATCTTaaccactcatttcatataATGGTGGACCCTTTCTCAAGTGTATAAAAATCACCAACAATTTTTGTGCCAatcaaaagtgtcatacttttggcggacaggGGGAGGGGGTAACATATCAAAAGACAACTGCaacatcttattattataaattttgaaagacttctttatatacaacatttgtagtagACGAATAACCTACCTTGTCTTTA contains:
- the LOC130990089 gene encoding oleosin H1-like, whose amino-acid sequence is MADRSRPQPHQVQVHPQQPLHRYDAGATKAPRHGPSTGQVLAVITLLPVGGALLGLAGITLVGSLIGLAVATPLFVIFSPILVPAIILLAGAVAALLTSGAFGLTGLSSISWVLNSFRQATGQEPLDYARRRMQEGTMYVGEKTKQAGETIKGTAQEGIHVGGART